The Sebastes umbrosus isolate fSebUmb1 chromosome 19, fSebUmb1.pri, whole genome shotgun sequence genome has a segment encoding these proteins:
- the rapgef1b gene encoding rap guanine nucleotide exchange factor 1b isoform X3: MSGKIESKQDSQRSHLSSFTMKLMDKFHSPKIKRTPSKKGKQLQPEPAAKSTEKPANKKVSRLEEHEKEVVSALRYFKTIVDKMVVEKKVLEMLPGSASKVLEAILPLVQVEARIQHSSALSSCHNRVYQSLANLIRWADQVMLDGIDLEDKENVASVTSVIKAVLDGVKELVKLTIEKQEQPSPTSPNKPAPPATTAESSVSSEMPLIDREQEVSNKTAPAATPAEAASDIPDEDVAPPKPPLPEAKMAELRAQLSADAGQRRPSQKENPPPALPPKKRQSAPSPTRVAVVAPMSRGSSLPCSVHRQQDYEQEFLQRRFSGGSQSYGGDSPRLSPCSSMGKLSKSDEQLSSMEQDSGQCSRNTSCETLDNTENYDPDYDFLHQDLSVGENLPPILVGGCLSPLPESHSESSSPVPGQHPTHPRFSAPPAQQPEYWTPQPNQTNPLHSHRVSAPPALPQKKRRSTQPFPDGGSRVLYERYPSQYDNLSEEELHPTPPFPLFTPISPMPQTNGGQFVAQYIASDNADVPSSPPPLPEKKSRHILQYMQFVEDYSEPQPSVFYQMPQSERIYEQRNKHFQEVYGFNDSFSSTDSVHEPLLPPALPPKQRQLASHSSSPSSSSSSSLSCHLQPSVAAMEEAGSGLGLTMSVSNSYLIGQASLTTPTSLDQVALTNATILDGSGGGPNGSLAGSMGSVAVCLPSESSLTDSLHTSASESANDEGGEGEYVNLYSSSQANGELPLSLRETITADDVLQDPAPQMPSTNSKEALDKERRQKSTESAGSDEEDVDELSLIDHKEIMSRITLKQESDDGPDVRAGSGDILLVHATETDRKDLVLYCEAFLTTYRTFITPEDLIKKLHYRYTSFCHSPDTFKKRVSKNTFFVLVRVVDELCLVELTEDILKQLMDLVFTLVCNGELSLARVLRKNILDKVEQRKLLRYTNSLKPLAARGVSARPGTLHDFRSHEIADQLTLLDAELFYKIEIPEVLLWAKEQNEEKSPNLTQFTEHFNNMSYWVRSLIIQQEKAQDREKLLLKFIKIMKHLRKLNNFNSYLAILSALDSAPIRRLEWQKQTSEGLEEYCTLIDSSSSFRAYRAALSEVEPPCIPYLGLILQDLTFVHLGNPDLIDGKVNFSKRWQQFNILDSMRRFQQVHYELKRNEDIVCFFNDFSDHLAEEALWELSLKIKPRNITRRKTEREEKT; this comes from the exons ACTCGCAACGGTCCCATCTGTCCTCTTTCACCATGAAACTGATGGACAAGTTCCACTCTCCCAAGATCAAGAGGACTCCATCCAAGAAGGGCAAGCAATTGCAGCCCGAGCCAGCAGCCAAGAGTACTGAGAAACCTGCaaacaag aAGGTTAGTCGGCTGGAGGAGCACGAGAAGGAGGTGGTCAGTGCCCTGCGCTACTTCAAGACAATCGTGGACAAAATGGTCGTGGAGAAGAAGGTACTGGAGATGCTTCCAGGCTCGGCCAGCAAGGTGCTTGAAGCCATCCTGCCTCTGGTTCAGGTGGAGGCCCGGATACAGCACAG TTCGGCGCTGTCTTCCTGCCACAACCGTGTCTACCAGAGTCTGGCCAACCTTATCCGTTGGGCGGATCAGGTGATGCTGGATGGCATCGACTTGGAGGACAAGGAAAATGTGGCGTCGGTCACCAGCGTCATCAAAGCAGTGCTGGATGGAGTAAAG GAGCTGGTGAAGCTGACCATAGAGAAACAGGAGCAGCCGTCACCCACCTCCCCTAACAAACCAGCACCACCTGCTACCACAGCGGAGAG CAGCGTGTCATCAGAGATGCCCTTGATAGATCGGGAGCAGGAGGTCTCGAATAAGACGGCTCCGGCAGCGACTCCCGCAGAAGCTGCCTCCGACATACCAGATGAGGACGTGGCCCCTCCCAAACCCCCCCTTCCTGAAGCCAAAATGGCAGAGCTCAG AGCACAGTTGAGTGCTGACGCTGGCCAAAGGAGACCCTCTCAGAAGGAGAA CCCTCCTCCAGCTCTTCCCCCTAAGAAGCGTCAGTCGGCCCCGTCGCCTACACGGGTTGCAGTGGTCGCCCCAATGAGCCGCGGCTCCAGCCTGCCCTGCAGCGTCCACAGACAG caggacTACGAGCAGGAGTTCCTTCAGAGGCGTTTCTCTGGGGGGAGCCAATCCTACGGGGGCGACTCTCCACGCCTGTCGCCGTGCAGCAGCATGGGGAAACTCAGCAAGTCCGATGAACAGCTCTCTTCCATGGAGCAGGACAGTGGTCAGTGTTCCCGTAACACCAGCTGTGAGACGCTTG acaacacagagaattACGACCCGGATTATGACTTCCTCCACCAGGACTTGTCAGTTGGGGAGAACTTGCCCCCGATACTGGTCGGAGGGTGCCTGAGCCCCCTGCCTGAGTCTCACAGCGAGTCCTCGTCCCCGGTCCCCGGACAGCATCCGACACATCCTCGCTTCAGCGCTCCTCCAGCACAGCAGCCAGAATACTGGACCCCACAGCCCAATCAAACCAATCCTTTACATTCCCACCGTGTCAGCGCGCCCCCCGCCCTTCCGCAGAAGAAGCGACGCAGCACCCAGCCCTTCCCCGACGGAGGGTCGCGGGTGCTTTACGAGCGCTACCCCTCCCAGTACGACAACCTGTCAGAAGAGGAGCTGCACCCTACGCCACCATTCCCCCTTTTCACGCCCATCTCGCCCATGCCCCAGACAAATGGGGGGCAGTTTGTCGCCCAGTACATAGCAAGCGATAACGCAGATGTCCCCTCCAGCCCACCGCCGTTGccagaaaagaaaagcagacaCA tcctccagtACATGCAGTTTGTGGAAGACTACTCCGAGCCGCAGCCCTCCGTGTTCTACCAGATGCCACAGAGCGAGCGCATCTACGAGCAGCGCAACAAGCACTTCCAGGAGGTCTACGGCTTCAACGACTCCTTCAGCAGCACCGACTCCGTCCACGAGCCGCTGCTGCCTCCAGCATTGCCCCCGAAACAAAGGCAACTG GCCTCCcactcttcctccccctcttcctcctcctcctcttctctctcctgccACCTCCAGCCGTCTGTAGCGGCCATGGAGGAGGCAGGCTCTGGGCTGGGCCTCACCATGTCCGTTTCTAACTCCTACCTGATTGGCCAAGCTTCTTTGACCACACCCACG AGCTTGGACCAGGTTGCCTTGACCAATGCCACCATTCTGGATGGTAGCGGGGGCGGGCCCAACGGTTCCCTGGCTGGCTCAATGGGCTCTGTGGCTGTCTGTCTTCCTTCTGAGTCTTCTCTCACTGACTCTCTCCACACCTCAGCG AGCGAGAGCGCAAATGACGAGGGTGGGGAGGGGGAGTACGTCAACTTGTACTCATCCAGCCAGGCCAATGGGGAGCTGCCTCTCTCCCTCAGA GAAACAATCACAGCTGACGATGTACTACAGGACCCCGCCCCTCAGATGCCATCCACCAACAGCAAAGAGGCTCTGGACAAGGAAAG GAGGCAGAAGTCGACAGAGTCGGCTGGGAGCGATGAGGAAGACGTGGACGAGCTCTCCCTCATCGACCACAAGGAGATTATGAGCAGGATAACACTAAAACAAGAG agtGACGACGGCCCTGACGTTCGTGCTGGATCGGGAGATATTCTATTAGTCCACGCTACAGAAACAGACCGCAAAG ATCTTGTTTTGTACTGTGAAGCCTTTCTGACTACGTATAGGACGTTTATAACCCCCGAGGACCTCATTAAGAAGCTACACTACAG ATACACCAGTTTCTGCCACAGTCCGGACACCTTCAAGAAGCGAGTCAGCAAGAACACGTTCTTTGTGCTGGTTCGTGTGGTGGATGAGCTGTG cttGGTGGAGCTGACGGAGGACATCTTGAAACAGCTGATGGACCTGGTGTTCACGCTGGTGTGCAACGGCGAGCTCAGCCTCGCCCGTGTGCTCCGTAAGAACATCCTGGATAAGGTGGAGCAGAGGAAGCTGCTGCGTTACACTAACTCCCTCAAGCCGCTCGCTGCCCGAGGGGTCTCTGCAAG GCCCGGAACTCTCCACGACTTCCGCAGTCATGAGATCGCTGATCAGCTCACGCTTCTTGATGCTGAGCTCTTCTATAAGATTGAG ATTCCCGAGGTGCTGCTCTGGGCCAAGGAGCAGAATGAGGAGAAGAGTCCCAACCTGACTCAGTTCACAGAGCACTTTAACAACATGAGCTATTG GGTCCGCTCTTTGATTATTCAGCAGGAGAAAGCCCAAGACAGAGAGAAGCTGCTTCTCAAGTTCATCAAGATAATGAAG CACTTAAGAAAGTTGAATAATTTCAACTCCTACCTGGCAATACTGTCCGCCCTGGACTCGGCGCCCATCAGGAGATTAGAGTGGCAGAAACAGACCTCAGAG GGATTGGAGGAATATTGCACGTTGATTGacagctcctcctccttcagagCATACAGAGCTGCTCTGTCTGAGGTGGAGCCTCCATGCATCCCGTACCT GGGTCTCATACTACAGGACTTGACCTTCGTCCACCTGGGGAACCCTGACCTCATTGACGGGAAGGTCAATTTCTCCAAACGCTGGCAGCAGTTCAACATCCTGGACAGCATGCGGCGCTTCCAGCAAGT GCAttatgagctgaagcgcaaCGAAGACATCGTCTGCTTCTTCAACGACTTCAGCGACCACCTGGCGGAGGAGGCCCTGTGGGAGCTGTCGCTGAAGATCAAGCCCAGGAACATCACCAGGCGCAAGACTGAACGCGAGGAGAAGACCTAG
- the rapgef1b gene encoding rap guanine nucleotide exchange factor 1b isoform X6 yields the protein MSGKIESKQDSQRSHLSSFTMKLMDKFHSPKIKRTPSKKGKQLQPEPAAKSTEKPANKKVSRLEEHEKEVVSALRYFKTIVDKMVVEKKVLEMLPGSASKVLEAILPLVQVEARIQHSSALSSCHNRVYQSLANLIRWADQVMLDGIDLEDKENVASVTSVIKAVLDGVKELVKLTIEKQEQPSPTSPNKPAPPATTAESSVSSEMPLIDREQEVSNKTAPAATPAEAASDIPDEDVAPPKPPLPEAKMAELSPPPALPPKKRQSAPSPTRVAVVAPMSRGSSLPCSVHRQQQDYEQEFLQRRFSGGSQSYGGDSPRLSPCSSMGKLSKSDEQLSSMEQDSGQCSRNTSCETLDNTENYDPDYDFLHQDLSVGENLPPILVGGCLSPLPESHSESSSPVPGQHPTHPRFSAPPAQQPEYWTPQPNQTNPLHSHRVSAPPALPQKKRRSTQPFPDGGSRVLYERYPSQYDNLSEEELHPTPPFPLFTPISPMPQTNGGQFVAQYIASDNADVPSSPPPLPEKKSRHILQYMQFVEDYSEPQPSVFYQMPQSERIYEQRNKHFQEVYGFNDSFSSTDSVHEPLLPPALPPKQRQLASHSSSPSSSSSSSLSCHLQPSVAAMEEAGSGLGLTMSVSNSYLIGQASLTTPTSLDQVALTNATILDGSGGGPNGSLAGSMGSVAVCLPSESSLTDSLHTSASESANDEGGEGEYVNLYSSSQANGELPLSLRETITADDVLQDPAPQMPSTNSKEALDKERRQKSTESAGSDEEDVDELSLIDHKEIMSRITLKQESDDGPDVRAGSGDILLVHATETDRKDLVLYCEAFLTTYRTFITPEDLIKKLHYRYTSFCHSPDTFKKRVSKNTFFVLVRVVDELCLVELTEDILKQLMDLVFTLVCNGELSLARVLRKNILDKVEQRKLLRYTNSLKPLAARGVSARPGTLHDFRSHEIADQLTLLDAELFYKIEIPEVLLWAKEQNEEKSPNLTQFTEHFNNMSYWVRSLIIQQEKAQDREKLLLKFIKIMKHLRKLNNFNSYLAILSALDSAPIRRLEWQKQTSEGLEEYCTLIDSSSSFRAYRAALSEVEPPCIPYLGLILQDLTFVHLGNPDLIDGKVNFSKRWQQFNILDSMRRFQQVHYELKRNEDIVCFFNDFSDHLAEEALWELSLKIKPRNITRRKTEREEKT from the exons ACTCGCAACGGTCCCATCTGTCCTCTTTCACCATGAAACTGATGGACAAGTTCCACTCTCCCAAGATCAAGAGGACTCCATCCAAGAAGGGCAAGCAATTGCAGCCCGAGCCAGCAGCCAAGAGTACTGAGAAACCTGCaaacaag aAGGTTAGTCGGCTGGAGGAGCACGAGAAGGAGGTGGTCAGTGCCCTGCGCTACTTCAAGACAATCGTGGACAAAATGGTCGTGGAGAAGAAGGTACTGGAGATGCTTCCAGGCTCGGCCAGCAAGGTGCTTGAAGCCATCCTGCCTCTGGTTCAGGTGGAGGCCCGGATACAGCACAG TTCGGCGCTGTCTTCCTGCCACAACCGTGTCTACCAGAGTCTGGCCAACCTTATCCGTTGGGCGGATCAGGTGATGCTGGATGGCATCGACTTGGAGGACAAGGAAAATGTGGCGTCGGTCACCAGCGTCATCAAAGCAGTGCTGGATGGAGTAAAG GAGCTGGTGAAGCTGACCATAGAGAAACAGGAGCAGCCGTCACCCACCTCCCCTAACAAACCAGCACCACCTGCTACCACAGCGGAGAG CAGCGTGTCATCAGAGATGCCCTTGATAGATCGGGAGCAGGAGGTCTCGAATAAGACGGCTCCGGCAGCGACTCCCGCAGAAGCTGCCTCCGACATACCAGATGAGGACGTGGCCCCTCCCAAACCCCCCCTTCCTGAAGCCAAAATGGCAGAGCTCAG CCCTCCTCCAGCTCTTCCCCCTAAGAAGCGTCAGTCGGCCCCGTCGCCTACACGGGTTGCAGTGGTCGCCCCAATGAGCCGCGGCTCCAGCCTGCCCTGCAGCGTCCACAGACAG cagcaggacTACGAGCAGGAGTTCCTTCAGAGGCGTTTCTCTGGGGGGAGCCAATCCTACGGGGGCGACTCTCCACGCCTGTCGCCGTGCAGCAGCATGGGGAAACTCAGCAAGTCCGATGAACAGCTCTCTTCCATGGAGCAGGACAGTGGTCAGTGTTCCCGTAACACCAGCTGTGAGACGCTTG acaacacagagaattACGACCCGGATTATGACTTCCTCCACCAGGACTTGTCAGTTGGGGAGAACTTGCCCCCGATACTGGTCGGAGGGTGCCTGAGCCCCCTGCCTGAGTCTCACAGCGAGTCCTCGTCCCCGGTCCCCGGACAGCATCCGACACATCCTCGCTTCAGCGCTCCTCCAGCACAGCAGCCAGAATACTGGACCCCACAGCCCAATCAAACCAATCCTTTACATTCCCACCGTGTCAGCGCGCCCCCCGCCCTTCCGCAGAAGAAGCGACGCAGCACCCAGCCCTTCCCCGACGGAGGGTCGCGGGTGCTTTACGAGCGCTACCCCTCCCAGTACGACAACCTGTCAGAAGAGGAGCTGCACCCTACGCCACCATTCCCCCTTTTCACGCCCATCTCGCCCATGCCCCAGACAAATGGGGGGCAGTTTGTCGCCCAGTACATAGCAAGCGATAACGCAGATGTCCCCTCCAGCCCACCGCCGTTGccagaaaagaaaagcagacaCA tcctccagtACATGCAGTTTGTGGAAGACTACTCCGAGCCGCAGCCCTCCGTGTTCTACCAGATGCCACAGAGCGAGCGCATCTACGAGCAGCGCAACAAGCACTTCCAGGAGGTCTACGGCTTCAACGACTCCTTCAGCAGCACCGACTCCGTCCACGAGCCGCTGCTGCCTCCAGCATTGCCCCCGAAACAAAGGCAACTG GCCTCCcactcttcctccccctcttcctcctcctcctcttctctctcctgccACCTCCAGCCGTCTGTAGCGGCCATGGAGGAGGCAGGCTCTGGGCTGGGCCTCACCATGTCCGTTTCTAACTCCTACCTGATTGGCCAAGCTTCTTTGACCACACCCACG AGCTTGGACCAGGTTGCCTTGACCAATGCCACCATTCTGGATGGTAGCGGGGGCGGGCCCAACGGTTCCCTGGCTGGCTCAATGGGCTCTGTGGCTGTCTGTCTTCCTTCTGAGTCTTCTCTCACTGACTCTCTCCACACCTCAGCG AGCGAGAGCGCAAATGACGAGGGTGGGGAGGGGGAGTACGTCAACTTGTACTCATCCAGCCAGGCCAATGGGGAGCTGCCTCTCTCCCTCAGA GAAACAATCACAGCTGACGATGTACTACAGGACCCCGCCCCTCAGATGCCATCCACCAACAGCAAAGAGGCTCTGGACAAGGAAAG GAGGCAGAAGTCGACAGAGTCGGCTGGGAGCGATGAGGAAGACGTGGACGAGCTCTCCCTCATCGACCACAAGGAGATTATGAGCAGGATAACACTAAAACAAGAG agtGACGACGGCCCTGACGTTCGTGCTGGATCGGGAGATATTCTATTAGTCCACGCTACAGAAACAGACCGCAAAG ATCTTGTTTTGTACTGTGAAGCCTTTCTGACTACGTATAGGACGTTTATAACCCCCGAGGACCTCATTAAGAAGCTACACTACAG ATACACCAGTTTCTGCCACAGTCCGGACACCTTCAAGAAGCGAGTCAGCAAGAACACGTTCTTTGTGCTGGTTCGTGTGGTGGATGAGCTGTG cttGGTGGAGCTGACGGAGGACATCTTGAAACAGCTGATGGACCTGGTGTTCACGCTGGTGTGCAACGGCGAGCTCAGCCTCGCCCGTGTGCTCCGTAAGAACATCCTGGATAAGGTGGAGCAGAGGAAGCTGCTGCGTTACACTAACTCCCTCAAGCCGCTCGCTGCCCGAGGGGTCTCTGCAAG GCCCGGAACTCTCCACGACTTCCGCAGTCATGAGATCGCTGATCAGCTCACGCTTCTTGATGCTGAGCTCTTCTATAAGATTGAG ATTCCCGAGGTGCTGCTCTGGGCCAAGGAGCAGAATGAGGAGAAGAGTCCCAACCTGACTCAGTTCACAGAGCACTTTAACAACATGAGCTATTG GGTCCGCTCTTTGATTATTCAGCAGGAGAAAGCCCAAGACAGAGAGAAGCTGCTTCTCAAGTTCATCAAGATAATGAAG CACTTAAGAAAGTTGAATAATTTCAACTCCTACCTGGCAATACTGTCCGCCCTGGACTCGGCGCCCATCAGGAGATTAGAGTGGCAGAAACAGACCTCAGAG GGATTGGAGGAATATTGCACGTTGATTGacagctcctcctccttcagagCATACAGAGCTGCTCTGTCTGAGGTGGAGCCTCCATGCATCCCGTACCT GGGTCTCATACTACAGGACTTGACCTTCGTCCACCTGGGGAACCCTGACCTCATTGACGGGAAGGTCAATTTCTCCAAACGCTGGCAGCAGTTCAACATCCTGGACAGCATGCGGCGCTTCCAGCAAGT GCAttatgagctgaagcgcaaCGAAGACATCGTCTGCTTCTTCAACGACTTCAGCGACCACCTGGCGGAGGAGGCCCTGTGGGAGCTGTCGCTGAAGATCAAGCCCAGGAACATCACCAGGCGCAAGACTGAACGCGAGGAGAAGACCTAG
- the rapgef1b gene encoding rap guanine nucleotide exchange factor 1b isoform X5 produces the protein MSGKIESKQDSQRSHLSSFTMKLMDKFHSPKIKRTPSKKGKQLQPEPAAKSTEKPANKKVSRLEEHEKEVVSALRYFKTIVDKMVVEKKVLEMLPGSASKVLEAILPLVQVEARIQHSSALSSCHNRVYQSLANLIRWADQVMLDGIDLEDKENVASVTSVIKAVLDGVKELVKLTIEKQEQPSPTSPNKPAPPATTAESSVSSEMPLIDREQEVSNKTAPAATPAEAASDIPDEDVAPPKPPLPEAKMAELRAQLSADAGQRRPSQKENPPPALPPKKRQSAPSPTRVAVVAPMSRGSSLPCSVHRQQQDYEQEFLQRRFSGGSQSYGGDSPRLSPCSSMGKLSKSDEQLSSMEQDSDNTENYDPDYDFLHQDLSVGENLPPILVGGCLSPLPESHSESSSPVPGQHPTHPRFSAPPAQQPEYWTPQPNQTNPLHSHRVSAPPALPQKKRRSTQPFPDGGSRVLYERYPSQYDNLSEEELHPTPPFPLFTPISPMPQTNGGQFVAQYIASDNADVPSSPPPLPEKKSRHILQYMQFVEDYSEPQPSVFYQMPQSERIYEQRNKHFQEVYGFNDSFSSTDSVHEPLLPPALPPKQRQLASHSSSPSSSSSSSLSCHLQPSVAAMEEAGSGLGLTMSVSNSYLIGQASLTTPTSLDQVALTNATILDGSGGGPNGSLAGSMGSVAVCLPSESSLTDSLHTSASESANDEGGEGEYVNLYSSSQANGELPLSLRETITADDVLQDPAPQMPSTNSKEALDKERRQKSTESAGSDEEDVDELSLIDHKEIMSRITLKQESDDGPDVRAGSGDILLVHATETDRKDLVLYCEAFLTTYRTFITPEDLIKKLHYRYTSFCHSPDTFKKRVSKNTFFVLVRVVDELCLVELTEDILKQLMDLVFTLVCNGELSLARVLRKNILDKVEQRKLLRYTNSLKPLAARGVSARPGTLHDFRSHEIADQLTLLDAELFYKIEIPEVLLWAKEQNEEKSPNLTQFTEHFNNMSYWVRSLIIQQEKAQDREKLLLKFIKIMKHLRKLNNFNSYLAILSALDSAPIRRLEWQKQTSEGLEEYCTLIDSSSSFRAYRAALSEVEPPCIPYLGLILQDLTFVHLGNPDLIDGKVNFSKRWQQFNILDSMRRFQQVHYELKRNEDIVCFFNDFSDHLAEEALWELSLKIKPRNITRRKTEREEKT, from the exons ACTCGCAACGGTCCCATCTGTCCTCTTTCACCATGAAACTGATGGACAAGTTCCACTCTCCCAAGATCAAGAGGACTCCATCCAAGAAGGGCAAGCAATTGCAGCCCGAGCCAGCAGCCAAGAGTACTGAGAAACCTGCaaacaag aAGGTTAGTCGGCTGGAGGAGCACGAGAAGGAGGTGGTCAGTGCCCTGCGCTACTTCAAGACAATCGTGGACAAAATGGTCGTGGAGAAGAAGGTACTGGAGATGCTTCCAGGCTCGGCCAGCAAGGTGCTTGAAGCCATCCTGCCTCTGGTTCAGGTGGAGGCCCGGATACAGCACAG TTCGGCGCTGTCTTCCTGCCACAACCGTGTCTACCAGAGTCTGGCCAACCTTATCCGTTGGGCGGATCAGGTGATGCTGGATGGCATCGACTTGGAGGACAAGGAAAATGTGGCGTCGGTCACCAGCGTCATCAAAGCAGTGCTGGATGGAGTAAAG GAGCTGGTGAAGCTGACCATAGAGAAACAGGAGCAGCCGTCACCCACCTCCCCTAACAAACCAGCACCACCTGCTACCACAGCGGAGAG CAGCGTGTCATCAGAGATGCCCTTGATAGATCGGGAGCAGGAGGTCTCGAATAAGACGGCTCCGGCAGCGACTCCCGCAGAAGCTGCCTCCGACATACCAGATGAGGACGTGGCCCCTCCCAAACCCCCCCTTCCTGAAGCCAAAATGGCAGAGCTCAG AGCACAGTTGAGTGCTGACGCTGGCCAAAGGAGACCCTCTCAGAAGGAGAA CCCTCCTCCAGCTCTTCCCCCTAAGAAGCGTCAGTCGGCCCCGTCGCCTACACGGGTTGCAGTGGTCGCCCCAATGAGCCGCGGCTCCAGCCTGCCCTGCAGCGTCCACAGACAG cagcaggacTACGAGCAGGAGTTCCTTCAGAGGCGTTTCTCTGGGGGGAGCCAATCCTACGGGGGCGACTCTCCACGCCTGTCGCCGTGCAGCAGCATGGGGAAACTCAGCAAGTCCGATGAACAGCTCTCTTCCATGGAGCAGGACAGTG acaacacagagaattACGACCCGGATTATGACTTCCTCCACCAGGACTTGTCAGTTGGGGAGAACTTGCCCCCGATACTGGTCGGAGGGTGCCTGAGCCCCCTGCCTGAGTCTCACAGCGAGTCCTCGTCCCCGGTCCCCGGACAGCATCCGACACATCCTCGCTTCAGCGCTCCTCCAGCACAGCAGCCAGAATACTGGACCCCACAGCCCAATCAAACCAATCCTTTACATTCCCACCGTGTCAGCGCGCCCCCCGCCCTTCCGCAGAAGAAGCGACGCAGCACCCAGCCCTTCCCCGACGGAGGGTCGCGGGTGCTTTACGAGCGCTACCCCTCCCAGTACGACAACCTGTCAGAAGAGGAGCTGCACCCTACGCCACCATTCCCCCTTTTCACGCCCATCTCGCCCATGCCCCAGACAAATGGGGGGCAGTTTGTCGCCCAGTACATAGCAAGCGATAACGCAGATGTCCCCTCCAGCCCACCGCCGTTGccagaaaagaaaagcagacaCA tcctccagtACATGCAGTTTGTGGAAGACTACTCCGAGCCGCAGCCCTCCGTGTTCTACCAGATGCCACAGAGCGAGCGCATCTACGAGCAGCGCAACAAGCACTTCCAGGAGGTCTACGGCTTCAACGACTCCTTCAGCAGCACCGACTCCGTCCACGAGCCGCTGCTGCCTCCAGCATTGCCCCCGAAACAAAGGCAACTG GCCTCCcactcttcctccccctcttcctcctcctcctcttctctctcctgccACCTCCAGCCGTCTGTAGCGGCCATGGAGGAGGCAGGCTCTGGGCTGGGCCTCACCATGTCCGTTTCTAACTCCTACCTGATTGGCCAAGCTTCTTTGACCACACCCACG AGCTTGGACCAGGTTGCCTTGACCAATGCCACCATTCTGGATGGTAGCGGGGGCGGGCCCAACGGTTCCCTGGCTGGCTCAATGGGCTCTGTGGCTGTCTGTCTTCCTTCTGAGTCTTCTCTCACTGACTCTCTCCACACCTCAGCG AGCGAGAGCGCAAATGACGAGGGTGGGGAGGGGGAGTACGTCAACTTGTACTCATCCAGCCAGGCCAATGGGGAGCTGCCTCTCTCCCTCAGA GAAACAATCACAGCTGACGATGTACTACAGGACCCCGCCCCTCAGATGCCATCCACCAACAGCAAAGAGGCTCTGGACAAGGAAAG GAGGCAGAAGTCGACAGAGTCGGCTGGGAGCGATGAGGAAGACGTGGACGAGCTCTCCCTCATCGACCACAAGGAGATTATGAGCAGGATAACACTAAAACAAGAG agtGACGACGGCCCTGACGTTCGTGCTGGATCGGGAGATATTCTATTAGTCCACGCTACAGAAACAGACCGCAAAG ATCTTGTTTTGTACTGTGAAGCCTTTCTGACTACGTATAGGACGTTTATAACCCCCGAGGACCTCATTAAGAAGCTACACTACAG ATACACCAGTTTCTGCCACAGTCCGGACACCTTCAAGAAGCGAGTCAGCAAGAACACGTTCTTTGTGCTGGTTCGTGTGGTGGATGAGCTGTG cttGGTGGAGCTGACGGAGGACATCTTGAAACAGCTGATGGACCTGGTGTTCACGCTGGTGTGCAACGGCGAGCTCAGCCTCGCCCGTGTGCTCCGTAAGAACATCCTGGATAAGGTGGAGCAGAGGAAGCTGCTGCGTTACACTAACTCCCTCAAGCCGCTCGCTGCCCGAGGGGTCTCTGCAAG GCCCGGAACTCTCCACGACTTCCGCAGTCATGAGATCGCTGATCAGCTCACGCTTCTTGATGCTGAGCTCTTCTATAAGATTGAG ATTCCCGAGGTGCTGCTCTGGGCCAAGGAGCAGAATGAGGAGAAGAGTCCCAACCTGACTCAGTTCACAGAGCACTTTAACAACATGAGCTATTG GGTCCGCTCTTTGATTATTCAGCAGGAGAAAGCCCAAGACAGAGAGAAGCTGCTTCTCAAGTTCATCAAGATAATGAAG CACTTAAGAAAGTTGAATAATTTCAACTCCTACCTGGCAATACTGTCCGCCCTGGACTCGGCGCCCATCAGGAGATTAGAGTGGCAGAAACAGACCTCAGAG GGATTGGAGGAATATTGCACGTTGATTGacagctcctcctccttcagagCATACAGAGCTGCTCTGTCTGAGGTGGAGCCTCCATGCATCCCGTACCT GGGTCTCATACTACAGGACTTGACCTTCGTCCACCTGGGGAACCCTGACCTCATTGACGGGAAGGTCAATTTCTCCAAACGCTGGCAGCAGTTCAACATCCTGGACAGCATGCGGCGCTTCCAGCAAGT GCAttatgagctgaagcgcaaCGAAGACATCGTCTGCTTCTTCAACGACTTCAGCGACCACCTGGCGGAGGAGGCCCTGTGGGAGCTGTCGCTGAAGATCAAGCCCAGGAACATCACCAGGCGCAAGACTGAACGCGAGGAGAAGACCTAG